Part of the Mycolicibacterium mengxianglii genome is shown below.
CGTTGGCGGAGCTGTTGGACGCGAAATCCGCGTTGCAAGTGCGCTCCGCCGCCAACAACGACGTGCTGATCCCGGGGAACGTGCTGGTCGCGCCGCCGGCACACCATCTGCTTGTGACGTCCGAAGCCCGGATCGGGCTGATCGACTCAGGCGACCTGCCGCCGGCGCGACCGTCCGCGGACCTACTCCTGGTCACCCTTGCCGTCACCTGCGGACCCCGGGTGCTGGCCGTCGTCCTCACCGGCAGGGGCACGGACGCACAGGCCGGGATCCGCGCCATCCGCCACTGTGGCGGCACCGTGTTCGCTCAGAATGCGGAGAGCTCAGAGCACTTCGGCATGCCGGGGGCGGCCATCGACACCGGACTGGTGGACACGGTGCTGCCCCTCACCGACCTACCGGGCGCCGTGCAGGCACACATCGCGCGCCGGAAGTGACCGGCGTAATCGGTGTCGTGCGGGGTACTTCGCAAGTACGCAGTGGGTGGTCCGCTGGGCTGAGTGGGGAGTACACATGATCGGAACCATCATCGGCGCCATCGTCGTCGGGCTCATCGTCGGCGCGTTGGCTCGCCTCATCATGCCCGGCAAGCAGAACATGGGCGTCATCATGACTGTGCTGCTCGGCGCCATCGGGTCATTCCTGGGAACGTGGGTCGCCTACAAGCTCGGCTATTCGAACCAGAACGGTGGATTCAAGATCATTCCGTTCCTGGTCGGGATCATCCTTGCGGTGGTGCTCATCGCGGCCTATCTGGGGATCACCGGGCGCCGCAGCACCACCACCCACTGATCGAGGTTCGGGGCTTCCCAACCTGCCCCGATACCGT
Proteins encoded:
- a CDS encoding chemotaxis protein CheB; this translates as MDHAAYGIKFPVVALVTSAGGLNALTEVLAPLPADVPAAFVVVQHMSPTHPSTLAELLDAKSALQVRSAANNDVLIPGNVLVAPPAHHLLVTSEARIGLIDSGDLPPARPSADLLLVTLAVTCGPRVLAVVLTGRGTDAQAGIRAIRHCGGTVFAQNAESSEHFGMPGAAIDTGLVDTVLPLTDLPGAVQAHIARRK
- a CDS encoding GlsB/YeaQ/YmgE family stress response membrane protein, which translates into the protein MIGTIIGAIVVGLIVGALARLIMPGKQNMGVIMTVLLGAIGSFLGTWVAYKLGYSNQNGGFKIIPFLVGIILAVVLIAAYLGITGRRSTTTH